From the genome of Candidatus Methylomirabilota bacterium:
CTCGTGCCATTCCTTGATCTTGCCGTTCGCGTCGATGACCACGCCGACACGCGCGGCGCCCTTGGCGGGGTCGACGTTGGCGCCGTAGGCGGTGCCGATCTTCCGGTCGGTGTCGCTGATCAGCGGAAAGTTGAAGTTGAACTTCTCGGCGAAGGCCTTG
Proteins encoded in this window:
- a CDS encoding redoxin domain-containing protein, producing the protein KAFAEKFNFNFPLISDTDRKIGTAYGANVDPAKGAARVGVVIDANGKIKEWHEKVDARAWPAAVVQTL